The window CAGCCCAAGCTGACTGGCTATCGGCCATTCATCCGGCAGGTGCAACCCGAAAAATGGCAGAGTCAGCAGATAAGCAAAGGATGACAGCCACAGCGTACCGCTGGTCTGCACCATAGGATGCAGACCCGCATTCACCTGCTTCACCCAAACCGCACTGGCAGCAAAGCACACAACCGACACCAGTGTACCGAGAATGCCACGCCAGGCACCGGCATCCAGCGCCAGGCGGCCGGCAACAACAAACGCCAGCCCCAACAAAGCCAGCAATAAGGCCAGCACCCGCACCGGGGTCAGCTCCCGCTCATTCAGCCAGAACCAGGCCAGCGCACCAGACAGCATCGGACTAAGCCCGTAGAGCACAGAAATCAGTCCGGACGGAATATAGAGCGAGCCCCAGTACACCGACATCATGGCACCATAGACGCCAAGACTACCGGCCAGATAACTCATTAATGCAGCACGGTTAAAACGCAAAGGCTGACGCAACAGCAAAAGAACGGGCAAAGATAACAATGCGCTGAACCACATTCTCAGCGTCAGCGCGGTATAAAAATCCAGTCCATCCTGACTGAACTGGATGGCGATTGGCGTGGTGGACCAGATAAAAACCACCGCCAGATAAGCAATAACAACAGGCATAACTCAGACCCCGGGAAGACCAGAACACCGCCGGCGGCCCACAAAAAAGGCCGCGGAAGCGGCCTTTTTAATACAGAACAGATGAACTGACTAAAACGACCGTCGGAAACGGGCACACACAACCATGGCACGGCGGATTCGCTGCGGCGCGGCCATAATGGCAAAGGCTTGTTTCGGACGGATGACGTTCAGCATTCAGATCTACTTATTCTGTTAATGAATTAACACAGGTCGGGCAGGATAGACTTGCCATATTCGTTATGCAAGGGTGGCGAAAACTGACTATCATAAGAAAGCCAACACGGGCTTGTGTGTTAAATCTGTTAAGACAATCGCACATCGGGAATAATTCCCAACAGGTGCATATTTATACGCAGCCAGGATCATCTGCTAAACAATAACTCAGGAACCCCGACCATGACCAAACGTTCACTACTGGCAGTCGCCATCGCCACCCTCGGAATTCAGTCAGCTCAGGCAGCGCCTTTCCTGCCGATGGACGCCCGTGGTCTGGCTATGGGTAATACCGGTGTTGCCAGCGCCCAGCGCGCCCACGCTCCGGCCTACAACCCTTCTCTTTTATCTCAGGCATCTGAAGATGATGATTTCGCCCTGCTGTTCCCGCAGGTGGGTGTTAACCTGGCGGATGAAGAAGAACTGATCGATGAAGCAGAATTAATTTCTGACGAAATTTTTCCGGATTTTGAGGCGGCAATTGATGGGGCCATGGGCGTTTCTGAAGGTCTGGATCAAAACCTGAATGACCTGGCCAATGCCGTCGATGCCTTGGTGCTGGAACTCAATCAGGCAGCCCCAGACCCTGCGACAGTTCAGTCACTGAATAGCGCTGTCAGAGACCAGTTTACAGACGTCAACAGCGACCTGACCATCACTGGTAATGCAGTCAATGATCTGACGGACTCACTAAACCGCATCTCCGGCAACCCACTGTCGGCCCGCCTCGGTGTCGGCGGGGCACTGGCTATTCCCAGCAAAACATTTGCAGCGGCTGTGTCCATTTCCGGCAGCGCAAATATCTCCGCCAAGGTAAATTTCAGTGAGCGCGATCTCAGCTTGCTGGATAGCTATGTCCCTGCGGCTCAGGCCTATCTTCAGCAGGCGGATACTACGACTGAAGCCATTGACGCTGCTTTCCAGAGTGGTGCACCAGACGCAACCACATTACAGAACCTGCAAGATCAGGTGAATGCCTTGCAGGGCTTCGATTATGTGACGGATAACGGTACTACTATCATTCAGGACGGCCAGTTCACAGATGACGCCAGTGATGCCAACCTGACATCGACTGCCGAAGTGGTTGCAGTAGCTATTGTCGACCTTGGGGTATCTTTCTCCCGTGAGTTTGATTTTGCCGGTGAAAAAGTAGCCATTGGTCTGACGCCAAAACTGCAGAAAATCACGACCTACCATTACGCTGATGAAGTCGACGGTTTCGATGAGGTCGATGAAGACAGCCTGGAAGACTCCAAAGAAGAATACAGTAAAGTAAACCTGGATATCGGTGCCTCTTACCGCTTCGGTTCTGAAGGTAACTGGGTGGCAGGCCTGGTAGGTAAGAACTTACTGGGTGGTGAATTTGACTACGCCGATGTCGTGGTTACACCAAAAGACTCCAACGGCGACCCGGACCCGCTGCAGCCGGCCTATAGCATCGATGGCGGCTCAGTAAACCTGAACCCTCAGTTCCGTGCCGGTATTGCATACCAGAGCAGCTGGGTTAACGTTGCACTGGATGTTGATCTGACCGAAAACGATCCGATCGCGTTCGAAAGTGCCACCCAGTACGCCGCGATTGGTGCCGAGTTTGATCTGTTCAGCACTCTGCAACTGCGCGCCGGTTACCGCACCAACATGAGCACCACCAATGCTGATATGGTATCCGTTGGTCTGGGCCTGTCACCATTTGGCATCCATCTGGATATCGCCGCCATGGCAAACCCAAGCGATCCTGAGAAAGAAGCAGGCGTAGCGCTGGAAACCGGTTTCTACTTCTGATTCCGGCCAGGCAGGGCCTGCAAAGGTTCTGCTCTGATGCCTGAAAGGCTAAACTTAAAAGCCGTCACAGTTTTGTGACGGCTTTTTTTATTGATGGAATATTCGTTATGCAGATTTACCTTGTCGGCGGCGCGGTACGCGACCAGTTACTGAATATCCCGCTGAAAGATCGTGACTGGGTTGTGGTCGGCAGCACACCGGACGAGTTGCTGGCTCAGGGTTTTCAGCAGGTCGGTGCCGACTTCCCGGTTTTTCTGCATCCGCAAAGCCACGAAGAATACGCTCTCGCCCGCACCGAACGGAAAAGCGGTCAGGGTTATCAGGGTTTTGATTGCCGCTTCAGTCCGGACATCACGCTGGAAGAAGATTTACTGCGCCGCGACCTGACCATTAATGCCATGGCGCAGGACGATCATGGCAATATTATTGACCCTTACCATGGCCAGTCCGATCTGCAACAACGCTTATTACGCCATGTATCGCCGGCGTTTGCTGAAGACCCGTTACGGGTGTTACGCGTCGCCCGTTTTGCCGCCCGTTTTGCTCCTCTGGGCTTCCGTGTTGCCGACGAAACAATGACCCTGATGCGTAATATGGTAAACGCTGGCGAACTGGACCATCTGGTCGCGGAACGGGTCTGGAACGAAACTCAGCGGGCACTGGGTGAACAACAGCCGGAAGTGTATTTTCAGGTGCTGCGCGACTGCGGTGCATTGAAAATCTGGTTCGCTGAAATTGATGCTCTGTTCGGCATTCCGCAACCGGAAAAACATCATCCGGAAATTGATTGCGGTATTCATGCACTACTGTCGTTAAAAGCCGCGGCAAAACTCAGCAGCAATATTGCCGTCCGCTGGGCAGCCCTCAGTCATGACCTGGGTAAAGCACTGACACCAGAGGAAGAATGGCCACGCCATATTGCTCACGAAGCGCGCGGTAAAAAGCCGTTAAAAACCCTGCATCAGCGCCTGAAAGCACCACGGGAAGCTGCAGAGTTAGCCGTGCTCAGCAGTGAATTTCATACCCATGTGCACCGCGCGTTTGAACTGAAGGGCAGTACGCTGAATAAAGTCTTTAATCAGCTTGATGCCTGGCGCAAAAGTGAGCGTTTTGAACAGTTTTTACTGGTCTGCGAGGCGGATGCCAAAGGCCGTACCGGGCTGGAAAATGAGCCTTATCCACAGGCCGGTTATATGCGTGCGGCACTCAAAGAAGCGCTGAGTATTAATGCGCAGGATATGATCGCCCAGGGGCATCAGGGCGCAGCAATAAGAACCGCACTGAACGAAGCGCGGGACAAACATCTGCAATACTGGAAAACACAGCAGCAACTAAGCGCTGAATAAAAACCGCTGTTAAAAACTGCTGTTAAAACCCGTCTAGCCGCGGGCAACAGAATTCTGGCTGGCGCGTACCGGATACAACGGCTGGTCGGTTAATGCCGGCCAGTAATGCGTCAGTGGTGTTCCGTCGGCAGGATCAACACCGTCAGGAAAAATATCCAGCAGCGGACGTAAAACAAAAGCAAATTGCTGAATATCAGAGCGTGGTAACTGCAGCCCTGAGAATTCTCCGACCAGATCATCAAACAATAAAATATCGATATCCAGCGCGCGGGATGAATACTTCACCGCATCAGCGCTGCGGCCAAAATCAAATTCCAGCTGCTTTAAACCGGCCGCAAGTTCCGCCGGAGCACAGGCGCAATCAATCTCAACCACCAGATTAATAAAATCCGGACCGTCGAAACCCATCGCCGGGGAGCGATACCAGGGAGACACACGCAACAATGAATACTGCTGACTCAGGCGCGCAATACCAGCCGCCAGATTCTGTTCGGCATCAATATTGGAACCTAAACCAAGAAACACACGGGACATCAGCGCTTGTCTCCTGCCGGCTGATCACCGCGTTCAATGTACAGGCCAACCGCACGCGCCTGCGGCACAACCGCCGGTTTTTCTACCTGAATGCCCAGCCAGGGCATACCAAACTCTTTACGCAGCGCCTCAGCCAGACGCTCCAGCAATGATTCCAGCAACTGGAAATGCTGCTCACGCACAAAGCGTTCAATAAATTCGGTAACTGCCTGATAATTTAACGCGTGCATTAAATCGTCGGTGGCGGCTGCCAGACGAATATCCCAGGCCATTTCCAGATCAAAAATCAGCGGCTGGCGCACCTGTTTTTCCCAGTCGTAAACGCCGATAACGGCATCGACTTTTAAACCGCGGATAAACACCTTATCCATGTTCAGCACCACTTTCTGCGTTAGCGTCAGGCGTAACACAATCAACCGGCGTCAGACTGGTCATCGGCCAGCGCGGTACCACCGATACTGCCAGATCCGACTGCTCGCCAGCCACTAAACGCTGGGTTCCGGCATAAGCAATCATGGCACCGTTATCGGTACAGAGTTCCGGCCGCGGGTAAAATACCGCGCCACCTAAAGCCTCCGCCGTGGTGCGTAATTTTTCGCGCAGACGTTTATTAGCACCGACACCACCGGCAATAATCAGGCGGTTAATACCGGTTTGCTGCATCGCCCGTTTGCATTTAATCGCCAGCGTATCGACCACGGCCGCCTGAAAACAGGCAGAAATATCCGCTTTATCCTGATCCGCCAGTACACCATCGACCGCACATTCAAGAATGGTGGTACGTACCCGGGTTTTTAAGCCACTGAAGCTGAAATCCAGACCAGGACGGTCGGTCATCGGGCGCGGGAATTTAAAACG of the Thalassolituus hydrocarboniclasticus genome contains:
- a CDS encoding DMT family transporter, producing the protein MPVVIAYLAVVFIWSTTPIAIQFSQDGLDFYTALTLRMWFSALLSLPVLLLLRQPLRFNRAALMSYLAGSLGVYGAMMSVYWGSLYIPSGLISVLYGLSPMLSGALAWFWLNERELTPVRVLALLLALLGLAFVVAGRLALDAGAWRGILGTLVSVVCFAASAVWVKQVNAGLHPMVQTSGTLWLSSFAYLLTLPFFGLHLPDEWPIASQLGLGYLVVFGSLLGFMLYYLVLQHLSASRVTLITLIAPVLAVFWGFWLKDERLAGSSVLGAALLLTGLALYQWHIWPDRKLRGLLAFSRGIKKA
- the traF gene encoding conjugal transfer protein TraF, whose translation is MTKRSLLAVAIATLGIQSAQAAPFLPMDARGLAMGNTGVASAQRAHAPAYNPSLLSQASEDDDFALLFPQVGVNLADEEELIDEAELISDEIFPDFEAAIDGAMGVSEGLDQNLNDLANAVDALVLELNQAAPDPATVQSLNSAVRDQFTDVNSDLTITGNAVNDLTDSLNRISGNPLSARLGVGGALAIPSKTFAAAVSISGSANISAKVNFSERDLSLLDSYVPAAQAYLQQADTTTEAIDAAFQSGAPDATTLQNLQDQVNALQGFDYVTDNGTTIIQDGQFTDDASDANLTSTAEVVAVAIVDLGVSFSREFDFAGEKVAIGLTPKLQKITTYHYADEVDGFDEVDEDSLEDSKEEYSKVNLDIGASYRFGSEGNWVAGLVGKNLLGGEFDYADVVVTPKDSNGDPDPLQPAYSIDGGSVNLNPQFRAGIAYQSSWVNVALDVDLTENDPIAFESATQYAAIGAEFDLFSTLQLRAGYRTNMSTTNADMVSVGLGLSPFGIHLDIAAMANPSDPEKEAGVALETGFYF
- a CDS encoding multifunctional CCA addition/repair protein — its product is MQIYLVGGAVRDQLLNIPLKDRDWVVVGSTPDELLAQGFQQVGADFPVFLHPQSHEEYALARTERKSGQGYQGFDCRFSPDITLEEDLLRRDLTINAMAQDDHGNIIDPYHGQSDLQQRLLRHVSPAFAEDPLRVLRVARFAARFAPLGFRVADETMTLMRNMVNAGELDHLVAERVWNETQRALGEQQPEVYFQVLRDCGALKIWFAEIDALFGIPQPEKHHPEIDCGIHALLSLKAAAKLSSNIAVRWAALSHDLGKALTPEEEWPRHIAHEARGKKPLKTLHQRLKAPREAAELAVLSSEFHTHVHRAFELKGSTLNKVFNQLDAWRKSERFEQFLLVCEADAKGRTGLENEPYPQAGYMRAALKEALSINAQDMIAQGHQGAAIRTALNEARDKHLQYWKTQQQLSAE
- the folK gene encoding 2-amino-4-hydroxy-6-hydroxymethyldihydropteridine diphosphokinase, whose protein sequence is MSRVFLGLGSNIDAEQNLAAGIARLSQQYSLLRVSPWYRSPAMGFDGPDFINLVVEIDCACAPAELAAGLKQLEFDFGRSADAVKYSSRALDIDILLFDDLVGEFSGLQLPRSDIQQFAFVLRPLLDIFPDGVDPADGTPLTHYWPALTDQPLYPVRASQNSVARG
- the folB gene encoding dihydroneopterin aldolase, which produces MDKVFIRGLKVDAVIGVYDWEKQVRQPLIFDLEMAWDIRLAAATDDLMHALNYQAVTEFIERFVREQHFQLLESLLERLAEALRKEFGMPWLGIQVEKPAVVPQARAVGLYIERGDQPAGDKR